One Dehalogenimonas sp. THU2 DNA window includes the following coding sequences:
- a CDS encoding AIR synthase family protein, protein MTSEMPEIGKISPEIFREIIFPRLGAKSDQLMVGPQHGVDVGIVEIGGKAVSFTTDPVFIVPQYGWERAAWFAIHIIASDSATSGLKPKYLSIDLNLPMEMTKDELTAMWEVMHRECEKMGINIVTGHTARYEGCNYPMVGGATMVGIGELDEYVTPRFAKAGDSIIITKGPAIEACGIFAAMFPGLIAEKYGAEFAEKAQDLFYQMSVVEDAMTAVSVGVREDGVSSMHDATECGIWGGLYEVAQAAGLGARIDKHKIVVADGVPEICRLFEIDPYASISEGSLIITCRPHKAEAVVAALETKGIISSIVGELTTPESGMVLIEDCREKPLVHPIVDPFWRAFYDAAAKAQA, encoded by the coding sequence ATGACATCGGAAATGCCTGAAATCGGTAAAATCTCACCGGAAATCTTCCGGGAGATCATCTTTCCCCGCCTCGGAGCCAAGAGCGATCAACTGATGGTCGGGCCGCAGCACGGGGTGGATGTCGGTATCGTGGAGATAGGCGGCAAGGCGGTATCGTTCACTACCGACCCTGTCTTCATCGTGCCGCAGTACGGCTGGGAGCGCGCCGCCTGGTTCGCTATCCACATCATCGCCTCGGACTCCGCCACCAGCGGCCTCAAGCCCAAATACCTGTCCATCGATCTCAACCTGCCGATGGAGATGACCAAGGACGAACTCACGGCGATGTGGGAAGTGATGCACCGCGAATGTGAAAAGATGGGCATCAACATCGTCACGGGTCATACCGCCCGTTATGAAGGCTGCAATTACCCGATGGTCGGCGGGGCGACGATGGTGGGCATCGGCGAACTTGACGAATATGTCACGCCACGCTTCGCCAAAGCCGGCGACAGCATTATCATCACCAAGGGCCCGGCTATCGAAGCCTGCGGCATCTTCGCTGCCATGTTCCCCGGCCTTATCGCCGAGAAGTACGGCGCGGAGTTCGCCGAAAAAGCCCAGGACTTGTTCTACCAGATGTCGGTGGTGGAAGATGCCATGACCGCCGTCTCGGTCGGTGTCCGGGAGGACGGCGTCAGCTCGATGCACGACGCTACCGAGTGCGGCATCTGGGGTGGGCTCTACGAGGTAGCCCAGGCGGCCGGCCTCGGGGCGCGCATCGACAAGCACAAGATCGTCGTGGCGGACGGCGTACCGGAGATCTGCCGCCTCTTCGAGATCGACCCCTATGCCTCCATCAGCGAGGGCAGCCTGATAATCACCTGCCGGCCGCACAAGGCGGAGGCGGTGGTGGCGGCGCTCGAGACCAAGGGCATCATCTCCTCCATCGTCGGGGAGCTGACCACGCCGGAGAGTGGTATGGTCCTCATCGAGGATTGCCGGGAAAAGCCGCTGGTTCATCCCATCGTCGATCCTTTCTGGAGGGCTTTCTACGATGCGGCGGCTAAAGCGCAGGCCTGA